In Sphingomonas phyllosphaerae, one DNA window encodes the following:
- a CDS encoding helix-turn-helix domain containing protein has protein sequence MTDDPTGGPRAMRRDALARRGALIEAARGCFARSGYFVPLEEVADAAGVGRGTFYRNFKDRMALALAVFEREIDRMAPLIDPTLPLDRALAKLVTEGRETTALFARLAIDMPLDGENRQAFDDLKARLERLLIPLAARGHRDGTLSPNMGAHELAIAMRMLGALVNPAPVERRQTLLEEALALMMAGLRPR, from the coding sequence ATGACGGATGACCCGACCGGCGGCCCTCGCGCGATGCGGCGTGATGCGCTGGCGCGGCGCGGCGCGCTGATCGAGGCGGCGCGCGGCTGCTTCGCGCGCTCGGGCTATTTCGTGCCGCTGGAGGAGGTGGCCGATGCCGCGGGCGTGGGGCGCGGTACCTTCTATCGCAATTTCAAGGATCGCATGGCGCTGGCGCTGGCGGTGTTCGAGCGCGAGATCGACCGGATGGCGCCGTTGATCGACCCGACACTGCCGCTCGACCGCGCGCTGGCCAAATTGGTCACCGAGGGCCGGGAGACGACCGCGTTGTTCGCGCGGCTGGCGATCGACATGCCGTTGGACGGCGAGAATCGTCAGGCGTTCGACGACCTGAAAGCGCGGTTGGAGCGGTTGCTGATACCGCTTGCCGCGCGTGGACATCGCGACGGAACGTTATCGCCAAATATGGGCGCGCACGAACTCGCGATTGCGATGCGGATGCTCGGCGCGCTGGTCAATCCCGCACCGGTCGAGCGTCGTCAGACTCTGCTGGAAGAGGCACTGGCGCTGATGATGGCGGGATTACGGCCGCGTTGA
- a CDS encoding efflux transporter outer membrane subunit, whose amino-acid sequence MRHALPLLALALLGACTVGPDYKGPPAVASDAVTRGTFVRAADPALTPAPGLARWWETLADPTLDALVDDALAHSPTIDAAQANLRAAQEQYRQQRAARLPSVSASAVYLNARLPGTNLGGGQQSGGNSDTTLDFYNLGAMASWEPDLFGGGRRTLEQQRATEGQRFAQLADAQVTLSAQVAQAYVALRDAQARARLNAQSSALQRRQLTLVEQRYAAGTASQLQVERLRNQLNSTDAQTIPLAAQIDEYKGQLAVLTGRAPGALDATLASVVAVPLPPAQVPIGDPAALIQHRPDIRAAERALAAGNAQIGVATARKFPSLNLLGIIGLGGTGVSDVLDPSKLATVAAPMLNWSFLDFGRNRAAVRQAEAQRDAADAQYRQTVLEALQDAETSLSRFGNARQQLAQLLLAEQSATRAATLNAQRVDAGTSTLVDQLDIERQRLSATIGAEQGRAQLTNNYIAVQKSLGLGWTDPSLSTRP is encoded by the coding sequence ATGCGCCACGCTCTCCCGCTCCTCGCGCTTGCGCTGCTCGGCGCCTGCACCGTCGGCCCGGACTATAAGGGACCGCCCGCGGTCGCCTCCGACGCGGTGACCCGCGGCACGTTCGTCCGCGCCGCCGATCCGGCGCTGACTCCCGCGCCGGGGCTCGCGCGCTGGTGGGAGACGCTTGCCGACCCGACGCTCGACGCGCTGGTCGACGATGCGCTGGCGCACAGCCCGACGATCGACGCCGCACAGGCGAATCTTCGTGCCGCGCAGGAGCAATATCGCCAGCAACGCGCCGCGCGCCTGCCGTCGGTCAGCGCCAGCGCCGTCTACCTCAACGCGCGACTGCCCGGCACCAATCTCGGTGGCGGACAGCAGAGTGGCGGCAACAGCGACACCACGCTCGACTTCTACAATCTCGGCGCGATGGCATCGTGGGAGCCCGATCTGTTCGGCGGCGGCCGCCGCACGCTCGAACAGCAGCGCGCCACCGAGGGACAGCGCTTCGCGCAACTCGCCGATGCACAGGTGACGCTCTCGGCACAGGTCGCGCAAGCCTATGTCGCGCTCCGCGACGCGCAGGCACGCGCGCGCCTCAACGCGCAATCGAGCGCGCTGCAACGCCGCCAGCTCACGCTGGTCGAGCAACGCTACGCCGCCGGCACCGCCTCGCAGCTTCAGGTCGAGCGGCTGCGCAACCAGCTCAACAGCACCGACGCGCAAACCATTCCGCTCGCCGCGCAGATCGACGAATACAAGGGCCAGCTAGCCGTGCTCACCGGCCGGGCTCCCGGCGCGCTTGACGCGACGCTCGCGTCCGTCGTCGCGGTGCCGCTGCCACCCGCACAGGTCCCGATCGGCGACCCTGCCGCGCTGATCCAGCACCGCCCCGACATCCGCGCCGCCGAGCGCGCGCTGGCGGCGGGCAACGCGCAGATCGGCGTCGCCACCGCGCGCAAATTCCCGTCGCTCAATTTGCTCGGCATCATCGGGCTCGGCGGCACCGGGGTCAGCGACGTGCTCGATCCGTCGAAGCTGGCGACGGTCGCCGCGCCGATGCTCAACTGGTCGTTCCTAGACTTCGGCCGGAACCGCGCCGCAGTCCGTCAGGCCGAGGCGCAACGCGACGCCGCCGACGCGCAATATCGCCAGACGGTGCTGGAGGCGTTGCAGGATGCCGAAACCAGCCTGTCGCGGTTTGGCAATGCGCGCCAGCAACTCGCGCAATTGCTGCTCGCCGAGCAATCCGCCACCCGCGCTGCGACGCTCAACGCGCAGCGCGTCGACGCCGGCACCAGCACCTTGGTCGATCAACTCGATATCGAGCGGCAGCGCCTGTCCGCCACGATTGGCGCGGAACAAGGCCGCGCGCAGCTCACCAACAATTACATCGCGGTACAGAAGAGTCTCGGGCTCGGCTGGACCGACCCAAGCTTGTCAACGCGGCCGTAA
- a CDS encoding MDR family MFS transporter — protein sequence MASAAPGASVAKRNDLPAGGAERADLAAWLAVAAGTLGAFMATLDISIVNSALPTIQGEIGASGTEGTWIATAYLVAEIVIIPMAAWLERLLGLRTFLLIAAILFTIFSVICGAADTLPQMIVGRIGQGFTGGAMIPTAQTIIAQRLPRSQQPIGIAAFGMTAIMGPVLGPLIGGWLTENISWHYAFFLNVPICGVLVLLLLIGLRHEPSRLHLIGEADWLGIAGLALGLGGLTVFLEEGQREQWFSSELIRWMFAVTVLGFGLLLAGQVLARQPVIKLRLLLDRQFGSVAIMGLVLGVVLYGTSYAIPQFLAAIANYNALQSGKVVLLAGIPSLFMMAIVPILLVRVDIRLAVGAGLLIMGASALLDANLTIDSVGSDFTESQLLRGVGQILAMLFLSQAAIRSVPPSEAGDASGLFSAMRNLGGSFALAGIAILQDQRSWFHARRIEESLNANSVRVQDYMAATAGSLGGPQTAIRALGQQIQGQALVMTYNDIFWIMGMGTLVVLPLVFFLRPLPKGAAPAAMH from the coding sequence ATGGCCAGCGCCGCCCCCGGCGCTTCGGTCGCGAAGCGCAACGACCTGCCCGCGGGCGGGGCGGAACGCGCCGACCTCGCCGCGTGGCTGGCGGTCGCGGCGGGGACGCTCGGCGCATTCATGGCGACGCTCGACATCTCGATCGTCAACTCGGCGCTGCCCACGATCCAGGGCGAGATCGGCGCGAGCGGCACCGAGGGGACGTGGATCGCCACCGCCTATCTGGTCGCCGAGATCGTCATCATCCCGATGGCGGCATGGCTGGAGCGGCTGCTGGGCCTACGCACCTTCCTGCTGATCGCCGCCATCCTGTTCACGATCTTCTCGGTCATTTGCGGCGCAGCCGACACGCTGCCGCAGATGATCGTCGGGCGCATCGGTCAGGGCTTCACCGGCGGCGCGATGATCCCGACCGCGCAGACGATCATCGCGCAGCGCCTGCCGCGTTCACAGCAACCGATTGGCATCGCCGCCTTCGGCATGACCGCGATCATGGGCCCGGTGCTAGGGCCCCTGATCGGCGGCTGGCTGACCGAGAACATCAGCTGGCATTACGCCTTCTTCCTCAACGTGCCGATTTGCGGCGTCCTCGTGCTGCTGCTGCTGATCGGGCTGCGCCACGAACCATCGCGGCTGCACCTGATCGGCGAGGCCGACTGGCTGGGAATTGCCGGACTGGCGCTCGGCCTCGGCGGGCTGACCGTCTTCCTTGAGGAAGGGCAGCGCGAGCAATGGTTCTCGTCCGAGCTGATCCGGTGGATGTTCGCGGTGACGGTGTTGGGGTTCGGGCTGTTGCTTGCCGGGCAAGTCCTCGCGCGCCAACCGGTCATCAAGCTGCGGCTGTTGCTCGATCGCCAATTCGGCTCGGTGGCGATCATGGGGCTGGTGCTCGGCGTCGTGCTCTACGGCACCTCCTATGCGATCCCGCAATTCCTCGCCGCGATCGCCAACTACAACGCGCTGCAATCGGGCAAGGTCGTGCTGCTCGCTGGCATTCCCAGCCTGTTTATGATGGCGATCGTCCCGATCCTGCTGGTGCGCGTCGACATTCGGCTGGCGGTCGGCGCGGGGCTGCTCATCATGGGCGCGTCGGCGTTACTCGACGCCAATCTGACCATCGATTCGGTCGGCAGCGACTTTACCGAGTCACAGTTGCTGCGCGGCGTGGGACAGATCCTCGCGATGCTGTTCCTCAGCCAGGCCGCGATCCGCTCGGTGCCGCCGTCCGAGGCCGGCGACGCGTCCGGGCTGTTCAGCGCGATGCGCAACCTCGGCGGCAGCTTCGCGCTCGCCGGGATCGCGATCCTGCAGGACCAGCGTTCGTGGTTCCACGCGCGGCGGATCGAGGAATCGCTCAACGCCAATTCGGTGCGCGTGCAGGACTATATGGCCGCGACCGCCGGCTCGCTCGGCGGGCCGCAGACCGCGATCCGCGCGCTCGGTCAGCAGATTCAGGGGCAGGCGCTGGTCATGACCTACAACGACATTTTCTGGATCATGGGCATGGGGACACTGGTCGTCCTCCCACTGGTCTTCTTCCTCCGTCCGCTTCCCAAGGGCGCCGCACCGGCGGCGATGCACTGA
- a CDS encoding HlyD family secretion protein, translated as MAEAAAPSNEPADTPSDDQPKRRKLSGRARTILIVVALAVLVSGTIWYLRYQATGQYMQDTNDAQVRADMVVVAPRVAGYVAEVFVTDNQDVRAGQPLVRIDPRNSQAQAAQAEAQIAVADAQADSARAQVREQYAAIDQARAQLASAREKAAHDAAEVARYRPLAASGAETRQQLAQLQLTAQQSAQAVRAQEAAVAMQQRRVATFETQIKQGLAQGKAARAQQSAASVDLNATLIRAAIDGRVGDKTVNVGQYAGTGTRLMSLVPLDKLYITANFKETQLALMRPGQPAEIKVDALDGITLKGRVASFSPGTGAQFSLLPPQNATGNFTKITQRVPVRIALEATPQTRRLLVPGLSVEVTVDTRSAKDEIERLRDEQRKANRQER; from the coding sequence ATGGCAGAAGCGGCCGCCCCCTCGAACGAACCCGCCGACACCCCGTCGGACGACCAGCCGAAGCGGCGCAAGCTGAGCGGCCGCGCCAGGACGATCCTGATCGTCGTCGCGCTGGCCGTGCTCGTCTCGGGGACGATCTGGTATCTGCGCTATCAGGCGACCGGGCAATATATGCAGGACACCAACGACGCGCAGGTGCGCGCGGACATGGTCGTCGTCGCGCCGCGTGTCGCCGGCTATGTCGCGGAGGTGTTCGTCACCGACAATCAGGACGTTCGCGCCGGGCAGCCGCTGGTCCGCATCGATCCGCGCAACTCGCAGGCGCAGGCCGCGCAGGCCGAGGCACAGATCGCCGTCGCCGACGCACAGGCCGACAGCGCCCGCGCGCAGGTCCGCGAACAATATGCCGCGATCGACCAGGCGCGCGCGCAGCTCGCCTCGGCGCGCGAGAAGGCCGCGCACGACGCCGCCGAGGTCGCGCGCTATCGCCCGCTCGCCGCCTCGGGAGCGGAGACGCGCCAGCAACTCGCGCAATTGCAGCTGACCGCGCAGCAATCCGCGCAGGCGGTACGTGCGCAGGAAGCGGCGGTCGCGATGCAGCAGCGCCGCGTCGCCACCTTCGAGACGCAGATCAAGCAGGGCCTCGCACAGGGAAAGGCCGCGCGCGCGCAGCAGAGCGCAGCGAGCGTCGACCTGAACGCCACGCTGATCCGCGCAGCGATCGACGGGCGCGTCGGCGACAAGACCGTCAATGTCGGCCAATATGCCGGCACCGGCACGCGGCTGATGTCGCTGGTTCCGCTCGACAAGCTCTACATCACCGCCAATTTCAAGGAGACGCAGCTCGCGCTGATGCGGCCCGGCCAGCCGGCCGAGATCAAGGTCGACGCGCTCGACGGGATCACGCTGAAGGGCCGCGTCGCCAGCTTCTCGCCCGGCACCGGCGCGCAATTCTCGCTGCTGCCGCCGCAGAACGCGACCGGCAACTTCACCAAGATCACGCAACGCGTGCCGGTGCGGATCGCACTGGAGGCGACGCCGCAGACCCGCCGGCTGCTCGTCCCCGGCCTGTCGGTCGAGGTCACCGTCGACACCCGCTCGGCCAAGGACGAGATTGAGCGGCTGCGCGACGAACAACGCAAGGCCAACCGGCAGGAGCGCTGA
- a CDS encoding FCD domain-containing protein, whose product MSSVQHAFGRNLTYGLHEMLGRAIVVGDYADKPFPNEADIVREHGVSRSVTREAVKMLAAKGLLGARPKQGTFVLPEESWNLLDPDVLRWLLEREASIDLLRHFNELRVGVEPEAAALAAKGATEEQQAAIAAGLARMVAAERGEDDTLDADIAFHVAVLRASNNPFFLQFREMVSTALRTSIRFTNQIAGRSANIAEHTAVRDAILAGDAAGAHAAMRGLIVNVLTLIETPAGG is encoded by the coding sequence ATGTCGTCGGTGCAGCATGCGTTCGGTCGTAACCTGACCTATGGCCTTCACGAGATGCTGGGCCGGGCCATCGTCGTCGGCGATTATGCCGACAAGCCATTCCCCAACGAGGCCGATATCGTGCGCGAGCATGGCGTCAGCCGCTCGGTGACGCGCGAGGCGGTGAAGATGCTGGCTGCCAAGGGGCTGCTCGGTGCCCGGCCAAAGCAGGGGACGTTCGTCCTGCCCGAGGAATCGTGGAACCTGCTCGACCCCGATGTGCTGCGCTGGTTGCTCGAGCGCGAGGCATCGATCGACCTGTTGCGCCACTTCAACGAACTGCGGGTCGGGGTCGAGCCGGAGGCGGCGGCGCTGGCGGCGAAGGGCGCGACCGAGGAGCAGCAGGCGGCGATCGCGGCCGGGCTCGCGCGGATGGTGGCGGCCGAGCGCGGCGAGGACGATACGCTGGATGCTGACATCGCCTTCCACGTCGCGGTGCTGCGCGCGTCGAACAATCCGTTCTTCCTGCAGTTCCGCGAGATGGTAAGCACCGCGTTGCGCACGTCGATCCGCTTCACCAACCAGATCGCGGGGCGCAGCGCGAATATCGCGGAGCATACCGCGGTGCGCGACGCGATCCTCGCCGGGGACGCTGCCGGGGCGCACGCGGCGATGCGCGGATTGATCGTCAACGTGCTGACGCTGATCGAGACGCCTGCGGGCGGGTAG
- a CDS encoding ABC transporter permease: protein MSIAATLAFRDLRRGGRGLLLLAMCLFLGTAALAGIGSLSAAMLAALDAQGRAMLGGDVELVVSQRRATPAELAAFTAAGPVAEVVSLRAMAHKGDQDALLELRGVDNRWPLVGRFRLAPGALAARPHGAQVAIAPALADRLGARVGDTIRLGTQPFRVIGLIAEEPDRLGAGFSLGSPALVDMAGLDASALLQPGSLYRSAYRIALPDPARAEATGKRLAARFPDAGWTPRTTENAGRGLRGGIATLGQFLLLVGLAALAIAGVGVGSGVTAYLAARTKMVATLKVLGARSTLIARLFLIELALVGAAGMLPGLALGAAVPWIVARVAGDALPIIPRLALYPLPLITAAVLGTLVALLFALPALAQARRVAAATLLRDALADTGRPSWRVLAAMAALLGALVALAVWSAADHLLAAGFVAAIAGLVLLLWLVGIALRRLLARLPRPRAPLPRLALANLHRPGAATDRLVVALGLGFSLFVALAVIDASLSAELAGSAPARAPRFFAADVPAEEAATFRTAVLSAAPNARIEAVPSLRGAIVAIKGVPTTRLKTLPADAWVLRGDRTLTWSATVPPRNQVVAGRWWPADYRGSPLVSIEDRAAQALGLRIGDTITVSVLGVDVPARIAALRKIDWKGLGLNFAIVFSPGYIEEAPHSLLASVYAPPARDGAIARGVARAMPAVTLIRTGDVIGQVSALLGQIATAVRVAAAATVLAGLAVLVGAVAASGRARRYDAVVLKLLGGSMRQVLTAQAIEYALLAALLSAVALIAGGAAGWYVVTHVFDMGFAPDWRRVAATLGLASAVTVGIGIVGSIPALRARPAQMLRTL, encoded by the coding sequence GTGAGCATCGCCGCCACCCTCGCCTTCCGCGACCTGCGCCGCGGCGGGCGCGGGTTGCTGTTGCTCGCGATGTGCCTGTTCCTCGGCACCGCCGCGCTCGCCGGGATCGGCAGCCTGTCCGCCGCGATGCTCGCCGCGCTCGATGCACAGGGCCGCGCGATGCTCGGCGGCGACGTCGAGCTGGTCGTCTCGCAACGCCGCGCTACCCCGGCGGAGTTGGCCGCCTTCACCGCCGCCGGTCCTGTCGCGGAGGTCGTGTCGCTGCGCGCGATGGCGCACAAGGGCGATCAGGATGCGTTGCTCGAGCTGCGCGGCGTCGACAATCGCTGGCCTTTAGTCGGGCGGTTCCGCCTCGCCCCCGGCGCACTGGCGGCACGCCCACACGGCGCGCAGGTCGCGATCGCCCCCGCGCTCGCCGATCGGCTCGGCGCGCGCGTCGGTGACACGATCCGGCTCGGCACTCAGCCGTTCCGCGTCATCGGGCTCATCGCGGAAGAGCCCGACCGGCTCGGCGCCGGCTTTTCGCTCGGCAGCCCGGCTTTGGTCGACATGGCCGGGCTCGACGCCAGCGCCCTGCTCCAGCCCGGCAGCCTGTATCGCAGCGCCTATCGCATCGCGCTCCCCGACCCAGCCCGCGCCGAGGCGACCGGCAAGCGGCTAGCCGCGCGCTTCCCCGATGCCGGCTGGACCCCGCGCACGACCGAGAACGCCGGGCGCGGGCTGCGCGGCGGGATCGCGACGCTCGGGCAGTTCCTGCTGCTCGTGGGCCTAGCCGCGCTCGCGATCGCGGGGGTGGGGGTCGGCAGCGGCGTCACCGCCTATCTCGCCGCGCGCACGAAGATGGTCGCGACGCTCAAGGTGCTCGGCGCGCGCTCGACGTTGATCGCGCGGCTGTTCCTGATTGAGCTGGCGTTGGTCGGCGCGGCCGGGATGCTGCCCGGGCTTGCGCTGGGCGCGGCGGTGCCGTGGATCGTCGCGCGGGTCGCGGGCGACGCGCTGCCGATCATTCCGCGGCTGGCGCTCTACCCACTCCCGCTCATCACTGCCGCCGTGCTCGGTACTTTGGTGGCGCTGCTGTTTGCGCTCCCGGCGCTCGCGCAGGCGCGGCGCGTGGCCGCCGCGACCCTGTTGCGCGATGCGCTCGCCGACACCGGCCGACCGTCGTGGCGCGTGCTGGCGGCGATGGCCGCGCTGCTCGGCGCGCTGGTGGCGCTGGCGGTCTGGTCGGCCGCCGACCATTTGCTGGCCGCCGGCTTCGTCGCCGCGATTGCCGGGCTCGTGCTGCTGCTATGGCTGGTCGGTATCGCGCTCCGCCGCCTGCTCGCGCGACTGCCGCGCCCCCGCGCGCCCTTGCCGCGGCTGGCGCTCGCCAATCTCCACCGCCCCGGCGCGGCGACCGACCGGCTGGTCGTCGCGCTCGGGCTCGGCTTCTCGCTGTTCGTCGCGCTCGCGGTGATCGACGCGAGCCTCTCCGCCGAGCTTGCCGGCAGTGCCCCGGCCCGCGCACCGCGCTTCTTCGCCGCCGACGTGCCCGCCGAGGAAGCCGCCACCTTCCGCACCGCCGTCCTTAGCGCCGCCCCCAACGCGCGGATCGAGGCGGTGCCGTCGCTGCGCGGCGCGATCGTCGCGATCAAGGGCGTGCCGACGACGCGGCTCAAGACGCTCCCCGCCGACGCCTGGGTGCTGCGCGGCGATCGCACGCTCACCTGGTCCGCGACCGTGCCGCCGCGCAATCAGGTCGTCGCTGGCCGCTGGTGGCCCGCCGACTACCGCGGCTCGCCGCTCGTCTCGATCGAGGATCGCGCCGCGCAGGCGCTCGGGCTCAGGATCGGCGATACGATCACCGTCTCCGTGCTCGGCGTCGATGTACCGGCGCGGATCGCTGCGCTGCGCAAGATCGACTGGAAGGGACTTGGCCTCAACTTCGCGATCGTCTTCTCGCCCGGCTATATCGAGGAAGCGCCACACAGCCTGCTCGCGAGCGTCTACGCCCCGCCCGCGCGCGACGGCGCGATCGCGCGCGGCGTCGCACGCGCGATGCCCGCGGTGACGCTGATCCGCACCGGCGACGTGATCGGGCAGGTATCGGCGCTGCTGGGGCAGATCGCCACCGCGGTGCGCGTCGCTGCCGCGGCGACGGTACTCGCCGGGCTGGCGGTGCTGGTCGGCGCGGTTGCTGCGTCCGGACGCGCTCGCCGCTACGATGCGGTCGTGCTCAAGCTGCTGGGCGGGAGCATGCGGCAGGTGCTGACGGCGCAGGCGATTGAATACGCGCTGCTCGCCGCGCTGTTGTCGGCGGTGGCGCTGATCGCAGGCGGCGCGGCGGGCTGGTACGTCGTGACGCACGTCTTCGACATGGGCTTCGCCCCGGACTGGCGGCGCGTTGCCGCGACGCTGGGGCTGGCGAGCGCGGTCACGGTCGGGATTGGCATTGTGGGCAGCATCCCGGCGCTCCGCGCGCGCCCGGCGCAGATGCTGCGGACCTTGTGA
- a CDS encoding ATP-binding cassette domain-containing protein produces the protein MTGLPSASDSVPIRARNVRLALGKPPARVEILHGIDLTVETGETVALLGASGSGKSSLMAVLAGLERPSAGEVEVAGLDFTKLDEDALAVARRGRIGIVLQAFHLLPTMAALENVAVPLELAGAPDAFDRARAELAAVGLAARTGHYPAQLSGGEQQRVAIARALVGRPALLFADEPTGNLDTTTGAAIMDLLFARAAEAGTTMLVITHDPALAARCARVVELADGRIVADAVRA, from the coding sequence GTGACCGGCCTTCCATCCGCTTCAGATAGCGTACCGATCCGCGCGCGCAACGTCCGCCTCGCGCTCGGCAAGCCGCCCGCGCGGGTCGAGATCCTGCACGGCATCGACCTGACGGTGGAAACCGGCGAGACCGTCGCGCTGCTCGGCGCGTCCGGATCGGGCAAATCGTCGCTGATGGCGGTGCTCGCCGGGCTGGAAAGGCCGAGCGCGGGCGAGGTCGAGGTCGCCGGGCTCGACTTCACAAAACTCGATGAGGACGCGCTGGCGGTCGCGCGACGCGGGCGGATCGGGATCGTCCTGCAAGCCTTCCATCTGCTTCCGACGATGGCCGCGCTCGAGAATGTCGCAGTCCCGCTGGAGCTTGCCGGCGCGCCCGACGCGTTCGACCGTGCCCGCGCCGAACTGGCGGCGGTCGGGCTGGCGGCACGCACCGGCCATTACCCCGCGCAACTCTCCGGTGGCGAGCAACAGCGCGTCGCGATCGCGCGCGCGCTGGTCGGACGCCCCGCCCTCCTCTTCGCCGACGAGCCGACCGGCAATCTCGACACCACCACCGGCGCGGCGATCATGGACCTGCTGTTCGCGCGCGCCGCCGAGGCGGGCACGACGATGTTGGTCATCACTCACGATCCCGCGCTCGCGGCGCGCTGCGCGCGCGTCGTCGAGCTGGCCGATGGCCGCATCGTCGCCGACGCCGTCCGCGCGTGA
- a CDS encoding arylesterase: protein MLLLLAAPASADAHAPLIWAFGDSLTAGYGLPPAQGFPAQLQAELRRQGVAATVRNGGVAGDTAAQGRARLRWGLRGLKVKPDLVIVELGANDMLRGLPVAQAEANLDRILTELKARNIPVLLAGMRAAPNMGGDYARAFEGMYPALAKKHRVALYPFFLDGVAGRRALFQADGLHPDSRGVAIIVRRIAPAVRRALK, encoded by the coding sequence CTGCTGCTGTTGCTCGCCGCGCCCGCGTCGGCCGACGCGCACGCGCCGTTGATATGGGCGTTCGGCGACAGTTTGACGGCGGGCTATGGCCTGCCGCCCGCGCAGGGCTTTCCCGCGCAATTGCAGGCCGAGTTGCGGCGGCAGGGTGTCGCGGCGACGGTGCGCAACGGCGGGGTGGCCGGCGACACCGCCGCACAGGGGCGCGCGCGGCTGCGCTGGGGGCTGCGCGGGTTGAAGGTGAAGCCCGATCTGGTGATCGTCGAGCTGGGTGCGAACGACATGCTGCGCGGGCTGCCGGTCGCACAGGCGGAGGCGAACCTCGACCGCATCCTGACCGAGTTGAAGGCGCGGAACATTCCGGTGCTGCTCGCCGGAATGCGTGCCGCGCCGAACATGGGCGGCGATTATGCGCGCGCGTTCGAGGGCATGTATCCGGCGTTGGCGAAGAAGCATCGCGTGGCGCTGTACCCGTTCTTCCTCGATGGCGTCGCGGGGAGGCGCGCGCTCTTTCAGGCGGACGGGCTGCATCCCGATTCGCGCGGCGTCGCGATCATCGTCCGGCGGATCGCACCGGCGGTGCGGCGCGCACTGAAGTAG
- a CDS encoding molybdenum cofactor guanylyltransferase — MKILGAVLAGGHATRFGSDKALAALGRRALIDHAIASLDPHCDAIVVVGRTTAAVTCIPDLPLSDLGPLGGIAGALGFAADHDFDTVLTTACDTPFLPREVITALRDAAPAYVAGAPTVGLWPTDLAAPLLAHLLADKPRAIRRWAETIGASAVLPGVELANINTPDDLAKLEY, encoded by the coding sequence ATGAAAATACTGGGCGCCGTTCTCGCCGGTGGTCACGCCACCCGCTTCGGCAGCGACAAGGCGCTGGCAGCGCTCGGCAGGCGCGCACTGATCGACCACGCGATCGCCAGCCTCGACCCGCATTGCGACGCGATCGTCGTCGTCGGACGTACCACCGCCGCGGTGACCTGCATTCCCGACCTGCCGCTCTCCGATCTCGGCCCGCTCGGCGGCATCGCGGGGGCACTTGGCTTTGCCGCCGATCACGACTTCGACACGGTACTGACGACCGCCTGCGACACACCCTTTCTGCCTCGTGAGGTCATCACGGCGCTGCGGGACGCGGCGCCGGCTTATGTGGCGGGAGCGCCGACGGTTGGTCTGTGGCCGACCGATCTCGCGGCCCCGCTGCTCGCGCACCTGCTCGCCGACAAGCCGCGCGCGATCCGCCGCTGGGCGGAGACGATCGGCGCATCAGCGGTGCTGCCGGGCGTGGAGCTGGCCAACATCAACACCCCGGACGACCTCGCCAAACTCGAATACTGA